The DNA sequence CGCATATCGACGGCTCTGCGCATGAATTCACGCCGGAAAGCGTGATGCGCACACAGCTAACGCTCGGCTCGGATATCATGATGGTGCTGGATGAGTGTCCGCCCTATCCCGCAGAGTATGGTTATGTCAAAAAATCCCTGATGCTGACCACACGCTGGGCTGAGCGCTGTCTGCACGCGTGGAAAAACGCTGAGCCGCTTTATGGACATGCGCAAACATTGTTTGCCATCACGCAAGGCGGCGCCTACGCGGATTTGCGCCGCCAAAGCACGGAAGAACTGCTCGCCCTGGATTTTCCCGGCTATGCCGTCGGCGGTTTGGCGGTCGGTGAGCCTAAGGCCGCGATGGCAGAAATGCTCGATCTCTCCACCGCGTTGTTGCCGCATAACAAGCCGCGCTATTTGATGGGCGTGGGCAAGCCCGAAGACATCGTGAATGCGGTAAATTTGGGCGTCGATATGTTCGATTGCGTGATTCCCACACGCAGCGGCCGGCGCGGTCAAGTCTTTACGGCGCGCGGCCCGCTCAATCTCAACAACGCGCGCTTCAAAGACGATTTCAGCCCGTTGGAAGAGGGTTGTGATTGTTACGCGTGCCAAACGTACACACGCGCGTATTTGCGCCATCTGTTTCAAGCGCAGGAAATTCTGGCGATGCGCATGGCGAGTTTGCACAACCTGCGTTTCTATCATCGCCTGCTGCAAGCCATGCGAGAGGCAATTACTGCCGGCGAGTTCGCCTCCTGGCAGAAAAAATTTGAAAGCGACTATTTCATCCAATCAAAAAACGATAACACCCTGTGAGGAGGATTCATGGTCCCGTTGGTTCTTTTATTGCAAACCACTGCCCCGGCCGGCAGCCGCAATCCGATGCTGGATATGGGGCTGATGTTCGGCTTGATGTTGCTGGTAATGTATTTCTTGATGATCCGGCCGCAAATGAAGCTCAAGAAACAACATCAACAAATGTTGAACAGCCTGCAAAAAGGCGATCAAGTGCTCACGAACAGCGGCATCTACGGCAAAATCGTCGGCATCAAAGAGAAAGAACAAGTTATTGTGTTGCAGATTGCCAAAAACGTCGATATTGAAATCGCGCGCGGCCACATTGGCCGCAAAATCGAGAAAACGGAAAAAACGGAGTCTTGATGAATGGCGGTTGTGCCGATACGAAAATATGGCGACCCAATTCTGCGCCAAAAGGCCAGGCCGCAAACCGCGTTTGATGAGGCCTTGCGCGCGCTTGCTGCCGATATGATCGAAACCATGCAAGCCGCCGGCGGCATTGGTTTGGCCGCCAATCAAGTTGGCCTGCCGCACGCACTGTGTGTGGTGGAGGTTAGTTTGATTGAAGAGGGCGCCGCACCTCGGGCTTTTGTCAATCCCGAAATCGTGCAAACTTCCAGCGAACTGGTCACAATGGAAGAGGGCTGCCTCAGCATTCCTGATATCAATGAAGACGTGGAGCGCAATGTGCGCATCCGGGTTCGGTTTCATGATTTGGAAGGCAATCTGCATGAAGAAGAATTCGAAGGCGTGTATGCGCGCGTGCTGCAGCACGAAATCGACCATCTCAACGGGATTTTTTTTGTCGATCGTTTGAGCGCTTTGAAGAGAAGGCTATTGAAAAAAAAGCTGCAAGCATTGGCGGATGAGACGCGAATGGAGATGGTATCCCAACGAGGGGCGGTAGGCAAAGCCGTCTGACGTTTTTGTGATTGTTCGCTGCACGGATTCCCAACGAAGAATAGTTACAACCTATAAAAGAGTTTCGCTTTTATTTTAATTTTGGCTTTCATGCGATGTCTGCGCTGCAAAATCTAAAAGTTGTTTTCATGGGCACGCCTGATTTTGCCGTGCCGCCATTGCAAAAAATGCTCGAATGCGGCGTGCAGGTGGTAGCAGTGGTCACGGGCGCGGATAAGCCGGCGGGCCGCGGCCTGCAATTGGCATCGAGCGCAGTCAAGAAAATCGCGCAGCAACACGGCCTGAAGATTTTGCAGCCTGAAAAGTTGAATGATCCGGATTTTGTGCAGAGTTTGCAAGCGCTGAACGCGAATGCTTTCATCGTCGTGGCATTCCGCATTCTGCCGCGGGAAGTGTTTACCATTCCCGCGCACGGAACGATCAACATTCACGCCTCGCTGTTGCCGAAATACCGCGGCGCAGCGCCCATTCAGTGGGCAATTATCAACGGCGAAAGTGAAACCGGCGTCACAACTTTTTTGATTACGGATAAAGTTGACACCGGCAATATATTGCTGCAGGCGCGTACGCCCATTGGCCCGGATGAAACTCTCGGCGAGTTGCACGATCGGTTATCCCATCTCGGCGCGGAATTGTTGCTCACCACGCTGGAGCAAATACAACACGGCGGATTACGGCCGCAGCCGCAACAGGGCGCAGTAACGCTGGCGCCCAAAATCACAAACGCCGTTGCTGAAATCGACTGGCGCAAGCCGGCGCGCGAGATACGCAATCTCATTCGCGGCTTGAACCCGGCGCCGGGCGCATTCACGTATTGGCAAGGCAAAATGCTCAAAATTTTTCGAGCGCGTGCAATCGAAACCGAAGACGGCAACCTCGCGCCGGGCGTGATCCATCGCGTCGAGGCGAAGCCCGGCAACCTCTTCGTGGGCACGGGCAAGGGTTTGCTCGCTCTCGAGGAGTTACAATTGCCGGGCAAGCGTATCGTCAACGTTTCAAACTTTTTACAAGGACATAAAATTTCAGTGATGGAACAACTAGGGCGTTAACGTTTTACCCCTCGAGACGAAGTATGCAACAGAAAAAATCACATCTTGGTCGCTGGTTATTCCGGCTGATTGTCGTCCCGTTGGCTCTCGTGTGTTTATACACCTGGATTATGCTGAGTTGGAGTTATTCGAGCGGTGAGCGCAACGGCTTTGTGCAGAAGCTTTCGAAAAAAGGCTGGGTTTTCAAAACCTGGGAAGGCGAAATGGCGATGGCCAACGTGCCCGGCGTCATGCCGGAGAAGTTTTATTTCAGCGTGCGCGACGACGCAGTCGCGGAGAAAATCAACAAAACCATGGGCAAGCGTGTTTCGCTCGAATACGAGGAGCATATCGGTTTGCCGGTTGACTGGTTCGGAGAGACCAGCCACTTCATCACGGATGTAAAGGTGGTTGAATAAATTGCCCATGCCGGATGCGATCACACCCAAGCCCTCTGCAGGAAGCCGCCGTTTAACCGCGCGGGGCCTGGTTTGTAAAATTCTAACAGAGGCCGAAACCGGCCAGGCTTATCTTGATCAGATTTTGGAAAAACATTTGTCGCGCACGCGCCTGCCGGAACGGGACAAAGCCTTGGTCACCGCGATTGCCAACGGCGTGACGCGCCGGCGCAGCCGTCTTGACGCGGAGTTGATGCGGCATTTTCGGAGAAATTTTGATGGCGCGCGGCCTTTGCTTAAAAATATCCTGCGCAGCGCCTTGTTTCAACTTCGCTATCTCGACCGTGTTCCATCTTATGCCGTGGTGAATGAAGCGGTCAGCCTGGCGCGCACGCAGTTTGGCGAGGGGCTGGCGCGGCTTTGTAATGCCGTGTTGCGCAGCGCTCTGCGCGAGCCGTATGACTGGCCCGCGCCTGAACGCTTGCTTGCTGCAGGTGATTTTCAGCGATTGGCGCAGGCATTGAGTTATCCGGAATGGCTTCTGCGGCGGTGGCACGAATTATACGGCAGCGCCGAGATGCTGGCATTGGCTGACGCGTTCAATCAAATTCCGGAGTTGACAATTCGCCTCACACGGCCGGAGTTGCATCACGAAACCGTGTTGGCGGAATTAGCCGCCGCCAACGTGCAAGGGCGAGCGATTGACGGGCTGCCACATTTTTATCACGTGCCGTCGCAGCACCACATTGCCGCGCTGGAGTCATTCAAGGCCGGCGCTTTTACGATGCAAGATGCCAGCGCCGGCTTGGTGGCGCATCTTGCAGCGCCCGCGCCGGGAGAAACGATCATCGATTTATGCGCTGCGCCGGGTGGCAAGGCGTTGCATCTCGCGGAGCTTGCGCCGAACGCCAGAGTCATCGCGGTTGATCAAAGCCCCAACCGTTTGCGCCTTGTGCAAGAGGCGGCGCAACGCTTGCATTGCGAGATTGAGTTGATCGCCGCGGACGCGCGCACGTTCAGCGGCCCGGCGGCTGATCTCGTGCTGGTGGACGCACCGTGTTCCGGGCTGGGCGTGCTCGGCAAGCGCAGCGATTTGCGCTGGCGTCGACGGCCGGAGGATATTCCCCAACTGGTGGCGCTGCAAAAAGAAATCTTGCAAAACGCGGCAACCCTCCTCAAACCTGGCGGCCGTCTGATTTACAGCACATGTACGACGGAACCGGCGGAGAATCAAGGCGTGGCCACCTGGTTTTTGGAGCAGTATCCAAATTTTAACCTGCAACCAGCACAACAATTCATTCCCGCACGTTTTTGCGATGCTGCCGGATTTGTGGCAACGTTTCCTCATCGTCACGGCGTTGATGGCAGCTTTGCGGCACATTTGAAGAAATTGAGTTGAAAGAATGGCAAATACACAATTTTCAAACGGTTCCTCTTTGAGTGCTTGGCGACGCTTTCTGATCGGCGTGATGAATAACAGATTTCTGCGCCTGCTCGGCAGCGTGATCGCCGTTTTCCTGGCCCTGGGATTGGCAATGGATTGGATTTTCATGCCGCTTTACACACGCCACGGGCAGGAAGTCGAGATTCCCGACATCACCAAGATGCGCTATGAAGACGCCAAAAGCGCGCTCGAAAATGCCGGCTTTGCCATCGTCAAAGAAGAAGAACGCTTCAGCGACGAGTTCCCTTTCGGCATCGTGCTGGAACAAAGCCCGGCGCCGTTTGCCAAAGTCAAATACGGCCGCCGCGTGCATGTGGTGACCAGTCGCGGCGAGAAGCGCATTCAAGTGCCGGATTTGATCGGCCGCTCGCAGCGCGAGGCGGAATTGTTGTTGAATCAGGCGCGGTTGGTGCTGGGTGCGGTGGGATATGACTACTCCAATATTCATCCGGAAGGCGCGGTAAGCTGGCAATCCGTGCCGCCGCGCGCCGAGGTTGCTCTGAATACCAAAGTGAATATCACGTTGAGCGTCGGCGCCGAACCGGAGGTATTCGTTGTGCCGGAACTCGAAGGCCGGACGTTGACTGACGCACTGCTCAAAATCAAGCAAGCGGGCTTGCGCATCGGCCAACTGACGTACACCATTGTGCCGGATTTACTGCCCGAAACCGTGATCCGGCAATCCCTGCCTTCCAACACGAATGTCATCAAGGGCGCAACGATTGATTTGGAAATCAGTACGCTGCCGGAGAGGAATGACTGACGGGACAATCAGAAAGTCTTTCACATTAATAAGAGTGTCTTCAAGTTTTTATTCTTGCAGGCTGATCTAATAAAAATTATCCAACTGATGAAAGCGGCCAACGGATTTAGTTGTGAGGTATACTTTTGAATGTTTCTTCCATTCTACTCAATGAATTTAGGTTGCAACTCGCTCAAGAACTGGTATGCAACAATTGCGCGATAGAACCAAAGCGAAATCAAATCACTTGATTCTACAGTCATGTTATGTCAAAGGACAAACTGAAAAGAGGTTTTCTTATGCACTTAAAGGATTTTATTCGAGAAACTCTTATTCAAATTGTGGAGGGTGTTTCTCTAGCTCAAAAGG is a window from the Cytophagia bacterium CHB2 genome containing:
- the def gene encoding peptide deformylase, with protein sequence MAVVPIRKYGDPILRQKARPQTAFDEALRALAADMIETMQAAGGIGLAANQVGLPHALCVVEVSLIEEGAAPRAFVNPEIVQTSSELVTMEEGCLSIPDINEDVERNVRIRVRFHDLEGNLHEEEFEGVYARVLQHEIDHLNGIFFVDRLSALKRRLLKKKLQALADETRMEMVSQRGAVGKAV
- a CDS encoding methionyl-tRNA formyltransferase gives rise to the protein MQNLKVVFMGTPDFAVPPLQKMLECGVQVVAVVTGADKPAGRGLQLASSAVKKIAQQHGLKILQPEKLNDPDFVQSLQALNANAFIVVAFRILPREVFTIPAHGTINIHASLLPKYRGAAPIQWAIINGESETGVTTFLITDKVDTGNILLQARTPIGPDETLGELHDRLSHLGAELLLTTLEQIQHGGLRPQPQQGAVTLAPKITNAVAEIDWRKPAREIRNLIRGLNPAPGAFTYWQGKMLKIFRARAIETEDGNLAPGVIHRVEAKPGNLFVGTGKGLLALEELQLPGKRIVNVSNFLQGHKISVMEQLGR
- the yajC gene encoding preprotein translocase subunit YajC encodes the protein MVPLVLLLQTTAPAGSRNPMLDMGLMFGLMLLVMYFLMIRPQMKLKKQHQQMLNSLQKGDQVLTNSGIYGKIVGIKEKEQVIVLQIAKNVDIEIARGHIGRKIEKTEKTES
- the tgt gene encoding tRNA guanosine(34) transglycosylase Tgt, yielding MAHSFSFEVLSQDRATRARCGKLVTAHGEILTPVFMPVGTQGTVKTLSQDEIRVVGSQIILGNTYHLYLRPGEELMQRAGGLHKFAHWPWPILTDSGGYQVFSLAALRKIHENGVRFQSHIDGSAHEFTPESVMRTQLTLGSDIMMVLDECPPYPAEYGYVKKSLMLTTRWAERCLHAWKNAEPLYGHAQTLFAITQGGAYADLRRQSTEELLALDFPGYAVGGLAVGEPKAAMAEMLDLSTALLPHNKPRYLMGVGKPEDIVNAVNLGVDMFDCVIPTRSGRRGQVFTARGPLNLNNARFKDDFSPLEEGCDCYACQTYTRAYLRHLFQAQEILAMRMASLHNLRFYHRLLQAMREAITAGEFASWQKKFESDYFIQSKNDNTL
- a CDS encoding PASTA domain-containing protein; translation: MANTQFSNGSSLSAWRRFLIGVMNNRFLRLLGSVIAVFLALGLAMDWIFMPLYTRHGQEVEIPDITKMRYEDAKSALENAGFAIVKEEERFSDEFPFGIVLEQSPAPFAKVKYGRRVHVVTSRGEKRIQVPDLIGRSQREAELLLNQARLVLGAVGYDYSNIHPEGAVSWQSVPPRAEVALNTKVNITLSVGAEPEVFVVPELEGRTLTDALLKIKQAGLRIGQLTYTIVPDLLPETVIRQSLPSNTNVIKGATIDLEISTLPERND
- the rsmB gene encoding 16S rRNA (cytosine(967)-C(5))-methyltransferase RsmB: MNKLPMPDAITPKPSAGSRRLTARGLVCKILTEAETGQAYLDQILEKHLSRTRLPERDKALVTAIANGVTRRRSRLDAELMRHFRRNFDGARPLLKNILRSALFQLRYLDRVPSYAVVNEAVSLARTQFGEGLARLCNAVLRSALREPYDWPAPERLLAAGDFQRLAQALSYPEWLLRRWHELYGSAEMLALADAFNQIPELTIRLTRPELHHETVLAELAAANVQGRAIDGLPHFYHVPSQHHIAALESFKAGAFTMQDASAGLVAHLAAPAPGETIIDLCAAPGGKALHLAELAPNARVIAVDQSPNRLRLVQEAAQRLHCEIELIAADARTFSGPAADLVLVDAPCSGLGVLGKRSDLRWRRRPEDIPQLVALQKEILQNAATLLKPGGRLIYSTCTTEPAENQGVATWFLEQYPNFNLQPAQQFIPARFCDAAGFVATFPHRHGVDGSFAAHLKKLS